A window of Brachybacterium fresconis contains these coding sequences:
- a CDS encoding alpha-hydroxy acid oxidase: MVKRQIPQPAELLELMKFKKIDLDPKRRRLASALTIEDLRSIAKRRTPAAAFDYTDGAAEGEISMARSIEAFEDIEFHPSILHDVSQVDTTTQILGASSAQPFGIAPTGFTRLMQTEGEVAGAGAAGAAGIPFTLSTLGTTSIEHVRDANPLGRNWFQLYVMKERETSYALVERAAKAGYDTLFFTVDAPVAGARLRDTRNGFSIPPQLTPSTVLNAIPRPWWWWDFLTTAKLEFASLTETGGTVGELLDSAMDPTIDFEDLAEIRAMWPGKFAVKGVQTVEDAKKLADLGVDAIALSNHGGRQLDRAPVPFQLLPEVAREVGQDVELIVDTGIRNGADIVAAIALGADFTLIGRAYLYGLMAGGQDGVDRAIEILSEQVERTMKLLQVPTLKDLTPEHVTQLSRFTSLHQEGPAHRS; this comes from the coding sequence ATGGTCAAGCGACAGATCCCCCAGCCCGCCGAGCTCCTCGAGCTCATGAAGTTCAAGAAGATCGACCTCGATCCGAAGCGTCGCCGTCTCGCCTCGGCGCTGACCATCGAGGACCTGCGGTCGATCGCGAAGCGCCGAACCCCCGCGGCAGCCTTCGACTACACCGACGGCGCCGCCGAGGGAGAGATCTCGATGGCCCGGTCGATCGAGGCCTTCGAGGACATCGAGTTCCACCCCTCGATCCTCCATGACGTCTCCCAGGTCGACACCACCACGCAGATCCTCGGAGCCAGCTCCGCCCAGCCCTTCGGGATCGCCCCGACCGGCTTCACCCGGCTGATGCAGACCGAGGGTGAGGTCGCGGGTGCCGGTGCCGCCGGGGCCGCCGGGATCCCCTTCACCCTCTCGACGCTGGGCACCACCTCGATCGAGCACGTACGGGACGCCAACCCGCTGGGGCGCAACTGGTTCCAGCTCTATGTCATGAAGGAGCGCGAGACCTCCTATGCCCTGGTGGAGCGTGCGGCGAAGGCCGGCTACGACACGCTGTTCTTCACCGTCGACGCCCCGGTGGCCGGGGCCCGCCTGCGCGACACCCGCAACGGCTTCTCGATCCCGCCGCAGCTCACGCCCAGCACCGTGCTCAACGCCATCCCGAGGCCCTGGTGGTGGTGGGACTTCCTGACCACTGCGAAGCTCGAGTTCGCCTCGCTGACCGAGACCGGCGGCACCGTCGGCGAGCTGCTGGATTCGGCGATGGACCCCACGATCGACTTCGAGGACCTCGCCGAGATCCGCGCGATGTGGCCCGGGAAGTTCGCCGTCAAGGGCGTCCAGACCGTCGAGGACGCGAAGAAGCTCGCCGACCTCGGGGTCGACGCGATCGCGCTGTCCAATCACGGCGGGCGCCAGCTCGACCGGGCCCCGGTGCCCTTCCAGCTGCTGCCGGAGGTGGCGCGCGAAGTGGGCCAGGACGTCGAGCTCATCGTCGACACCGGCATCCGCAACGGGGCCGACATCGTCGCGGCGATCGCCCTGGGCGCCGACTTCACCCTGATCGGTCGCGCGTACCTCTACGGGCTGATGGCCGGCGGCCAGGACGGGGTCGATCGGGCGATCGAGATCCTCTCGGAGCAGGTGGAGCGGACCATGAAGCTGCTGCAGGTCCCGACCCTGAAGGACCTCACGCCGGAGCACGTCACCCAGCTCAGCCGCTTCACGAGCCTGCACCAGGAGGGTCCCGCGCACCGCAGCTGA
- a CDS encoding bifunctional 2-methylcitrate synthase/citrate synthase translates to MTETSEIHKGLNGVVADVTAISKVNPETNSLLYRGYPVPELAATQPVEAVAHLLLTGELPSHQELETAVAQERSDRALDPTVKAAMDSLPTTCHPMDSVRTAVSLLGARDPSAEDSSPEAELSKARRLFAQLPAVVAYEQRRRRAGGPTEPIAPREDLDYSRNFLWMTFGEEAADEVVEAFRVSMVLYAEHSFNASTFTARVITSTQADLHSAVTGAIGALKGSLHGGANEAVMHTFDEIGIRPEESEDEAKARAKAWMDDALAQKKKVMGFGHRVYKHGDSRVPTMKDAMDGMIEYFDRPEILGLYNGLEQSMDEAKGIKPNLDYPAGPTYHLMGFDTEMFTPLFIAARITGWSAHIMEQRADNALIRPLSQYDGPDERSVPGA, encoded by the coding sequence ATGACCGAGACCAGCGAGATCCACAAGGGACTGAACGGGGTCGTCGCCGACGTCACCGCCATCTCCAAGGTCAATCCGGAGACCAACTCCCTGCTCTACCGCGGCTACCCGGTCCCCGAGCTGGCCGCCACCCAGCCCGTCGAGGCGGTGGCGCACCTGCTGCTGACCGGCGAGCTGCCGAGCCACCAGGAGCTGGAGACGGCCGTCGCCCAGGAGCGCTCCGACCGGGCGCTGGACCCGACGGTCAAGGCGGCGATGGACTCGCTGCCGACCACCTGCCACCCGATGGACTCCGTGCGCACGGCCGTCTCGCTGCTCGGGGCACGGGACCCTTCCGCGGAGGACTCCTCGCCGGAGGCCGAGCTGAGCAAGGCCCGGCGCCTGTTCGCCCAGCTGCCGGCGGTGGTCGCCTACGAGCAGCGCCGCCGACGCGCCGGCGGCCCCACCGAGCCGATCGCCCCGCGCGAGGACCTCGACTACTCCCGCAACTTCCTGTGGATGACCTTCGGCGAGGAGGCGGCCGACGAGGTGGTCGAGGCCTTCCGCGTCTCGATGGTGCTGTACGCCGAGCACTCCTTCAACGCCTCCACCTTCACCGCCCGGGTGATCACCTCGACCCAGGCGGACCTGCACTCCGCCGTCACCGGCGCGATCGGCGCACTGAAGGGCTCCCTGCACGGCGGGGCGAACGAAGCCGTGATGCACACCTTCGACGAGATCGGCATCCGCCCCGAGGAGAGCGAGGACGAGGCCAAGGCGCGCGCGAAGGCCTGGATGGACGACGCCCTGGCCCAGAAGAAGAAGGTGATGGGCTTCGGCCACCGCGTCTACAAGCACGGCGACTCCCGCGTGCCGACCATGAAGGACGCGATGGACGGCATGATCGAATACTTCGACCGTCCCGAGATCCTGGGCCTGTACAACGGCCTGGAGCAGTCGATGGACGAGGCCAAGGGCATCAAGCCGAATCTCGACTACCCGGCCGGGCCCACCTATCACCTGATGGGCTTCGACACCGAGATGTTCACCCCGCTGTTCATCGCCGCCCGCATCACGGGCTGGAGTGCGCACATCATGGAGCAGCGCGCCGACAACGCCCTGATCCGCCCGCTGTCGCAGTACGACGGGCCCGACGAACGGTCGGTCCCGGGGGCCTGA
- a CDS encoding DinB family protein gives MSDDDEAERATLHRYLQEQRDVMLFKLEGLDERQLRWPATPTGTSLLGLVKHLTWTELGYLGECLDRSLDDPWPWEADEAAQDSASDLDPEGALADLWVHADESSADIVDGYRRAWAHGDAAIFSLPLSATGHVPWWHEARRRPTLHTLLVHLLAETARHAGHADIIREGLDGSIGMRADASNLPQLTQQQWAEHSAGLRAIADRA, from the coding sequence ATGAGCGACGACGACGAGGCCGAACGGGCGACCCTGCACCGCTACCTGCAGGAGCAGCGGGACGTGATGCTGTTCAAGCTCGAGGGGCTGGACGAGCGACAGCTGCGATGGCCCGCCACACCGACCGGCACGTCGTTGCTGGGGCTGGTCAAACACCTGACCTGGACCGAGCTGGGCTACCTCGGCGAATGCCTCGACCGCTCCCTGGACGACCCATGGCCGTGGGAAGCCGACGAGGCCGCGCAGGACTCCGCCTCGGACCTGGATCCTGAGGGGGCGCTCGCGGACCTGTGGGTCCACGCCGACGAATCGTCCGCGGACATCGTGGACGGCTACCGACGAGCCTGGGCGCACGGCGATGCCGCCATCTTCTCGCTGCCGCTGTCTGCCACGGGCCACGTCCCCTGGTGGCACGAGGCGCGGCGTCGGCCCACGCTGCATACCCTCCTGGTCCACCTCCTCGCGGAGACGGCTCGTCACGCGGGGCACGCCGACATCATCCGCGAAGGGCTCGACGGCTCCATCGGGATGAGAGCAGACGCCAGCAATCTTCCGCAGCTGACGCAGCAGCAGTGGGCGGAGCACAGCGCCGGCCTGCGCGCGATCGCCGACCGAGCCTGA
- a CDS encoding MmgE/PrpD family protein codes for MRELDVRVHPSGDDLARTDQLAWAMAEVATDPVAVQPAVQEMIINRIIDNASVAVASLNRSPIVSARAQALSHPVSTGGSGASLTGIGQKTSPEWAAWANGVAVRELDFHDTFLAAEYSHPGDNIPPILAVGEHTGRSGADLIRGIATGYELQVDLVRAISLHQHKIDHVAHLGPSAAAGIGTLLGLDAETIFQAIGQALHTTTATRQSRKGEISTWKAHAPAFAGKMAIEAVDRAMRGQTSPVPIYEGEDGVIARLLDGPDAHYTVPLPEIGEAKRAILETYTKEHSAEYQAQAWIDLARRLHTEHPEAADPEQVDSILIRTSHHTHVVIGSGANDPQKYDPTASRETLDHSIPYIVAVALQDGTWHHERSYAPERAGRADTVALWHTITTAEDPEWTRRYHSPDLTEKAFGGAITITLKDGTVIEDEIAVADAHPQGARPFARQQYEDKFRSLAAGLVDEVEIDRFLETAAHLADLPTGELGALNLRAAAGVVDPTAGPKGLF; via the coding sequence ATGAGAGAGCTCGACGTCCGCGTCCACCCGTCCGGGGACGACCTGGCCCGCACCGACCAGCTCGCCTGGGCGATGGCCGAGGTGGCCACCGACCCGGTCGCCGTCCAGCCCGCGGTCCAGGAGATGATCATCAATCGGATCATCGACAACGCCTCGGTGGCGGTCGCCTCCCTGAACCGTTCCCCCATCGTCTCGGCCCGCGCCCAGGCGCTCAGCCACCCGGTCTCCACCGGCGGCTCCGGGGCGTCCCTCACCGGGATCGGGCAGAAGACCTCTCCCGAATGGGCGGCCTGGGCCAACGGCGTGGCCGTGCGCGAGCTCGACTTCCACGACACCTTTCTGGCCGCCGAGTACTCCCACCCCGGGGACAACATCCCGCCGATCCTCGCCGTCGGCGAGCACACCGGCCGCTCCGGAGCGGACCTGATCCGCGGCATCGCCACCGGCTACGAGCTGCAGGTCGATCTGGTGCGCGCGATCTCGCTGCACCAGCACAAGATCGACCACGTCGCCCACCTGGGCCCGTCGGCCGCCGCCGGCATCGGCACCCTGCTGGGGCTGGACGCAGAGACGATCTTCCAGGCCATCGGGCAGGCGCTGCACACCACCACGGCCACCCGCCAGTCCCGCAAGGGCGAGATCTCCACCTGGAAGGCCCACGCCCCCGCCTTCGCCGGGAAGATGGCGATCGAGGCCGTGGACCGGGCGATGCGCGGGCAGACCTCTCCGGTGCCGATCTACGAGGGCGAGGACGGCGTGATCGCCCGGCTGCTGGACGGCCCCGACGCCCACTACACCGTGCCGCTGCCGGAGATCGGCGAGGCCAAGCGCGCCATCCTGGAGACCTACACCAAGGAGCACTCGGCCGAGTACCAGGCCCAGGCGTGGATCGACCTGGCCCGCAGGCTGCACACCGAGCACCCCGAGGCCGCCGATCCCGAGCAGGTCGACTCGATCCTGATCCGCACCTCGCACCACACCCACGTCGTCATCGGCTCCGGCGCGAACGACCCGCAGAAGTACGACCCGACCGCATCGCGGGAGACGCTGGACCATTCGATCCCCTACATCGTCGCCGTCGCCCTGCAGGACGGCACCTGGCACCACGAGCGCTCCTACGCCCCTGAGCGGGCGGGCCGTGCCGACACGGTGGCGCTGTGGCACACGATCACCACCGCGGAGGACCCGGAGTGGACGCGCCGCTACCACTCGCCGGACCTGACCGAGAAGGCCTTCGGCGGCGCCATCACCATCACCTTGAAGGACGGCACGGTGATCGAGGACGAGATCGCCGTGGCCGATGCCCACCCCCAAGGCGCCCGCCCCTTCGCCCGGCAGCAGTACGAGGACAAGTTCCGCTCGCTCGCCGCAGGGCTCGTGGACGAGGTCGAGATCGACCGCTTCCTGGAGACCGCCGCACACCTCGCCGACCTCCCCACCGGGGAGCTGGGAGCACTGAACCTCCGCGCCGCCGCCGGCGTCGTCGATCCCACCGCCGGACCGAAGGGACTGTTCTGA
- a CDS encoding FadR/GntR family transcriptional regulator — MVDNTDSDEVGPQGTRSPGADATWRPVTRASTHELVIEAIEDQIMTGALVVGDLLPPERELASRLSVSRAGVREAIRVLEGHGVLRSDVGSGRGAGTFVASLPSAALARFLRLHVALANFRIQEVVEARIILEQASASLAAERANADALAELERLVAIMDEPGVSREEFNDADTAFHVAIAEAGGNTLFSDMTGAIRASLRAPILEAFTKVTDWDAMASMLRSQHHGILEAIAQGQGARAGELTATHIREAAAALPELPEA; from the coding sequence ATGGTCGACAACACGGACAGTGATGAGGTCGGACCGCAGGGGACGCGATCTCCCGGGGCGGACGCGACCTGGCGCCCGGTGACGCGCGCCAGCACGCATGAGCTGGTCATCGAGGCGATCGAGGACCAGATCATGACCGGCGCGCTCGTCGTCGGCGACCTGCTGCCTCCGGAGCGCGAGCTCGCCTCTCGGTTGAGCGTCAGCCGCGCCGGGGTGCGCGAGGCGATCCGGGTCCTGGAGGGCCATGGCGTGCTGCGCTCCGACGTCGGCTCTGGACGAGGAGCCGGCACCTTCGTCGCCTCCCTGCCCAGTGCCGCGCTGGCGAGGTTCCTCCGCCTCCATGTCGCCCTGGCGAACTTCCGCATCCAGGAGGTCGTCGAGGCGCGCATCATCCTCGAGCAGGCCAGCGCGTCGCTGGCGGCCGAACGGGCCAATGCCGACGCGTTGGCGGAGCTGGAGCGGCTGGTGGCCATCATGGACGAGCCGGGCGTGAGCCGCGAGGAGTTCAACGACGCCGACACCGCATTCCACGTCGCCATCGCCGAAGCCGGCGGCAACACCCTGTTCTCCGACATGACCGGCGCGATCCGCGCCTCCCTGCGCGCACCCATCCTGGAGGCCTTCACCAAGGTCACCGACTGGGACGCGATGGCGAGCATGCTGCGCAGCCAGCACCACGGCATCCTCGAGGCGATCGCGCAGGGACAGGGCGCGCGGGCCGGGGAGCTGACCGCCACGCACATCCGCGAAGCGGCCGCCGCGCTTCCGGAGCTGCCCGAGGCGTAG
- the ilvD gene encoding dihydroxy-acid dehydratase — protein MTTDDASAPASGPDIKPRSRQVTDGLAATASRGMLRAVGMGDGDWGKPQIGIASSWNEITPCNLSLDRLAQAAKDGVHSGGGYPLQFGTISVSDGISMGHDGMHYSLVSRDVIADSVETVMQAERLDGSVLLAGCDKSLPGMLMAAARLDLASVFVYAGTIMPGRVTLTDGSEKDVTLIDGFEAVGACARGLMSREDVGRIERSICPGEGACGGYFTANTMSTVAEAMGMSVPGSATPPSADRRRDADARRAGEEVVGMLRRGHTTRDIMTKAAFENAIAVVQAFGGSTNAVLHLLAIAHEADVDLTLDDFARIGAKVPHLADLKPYGRYVMNDVDHVGGIQVVMKTLLDEGLLDGDCLTVTGRTIAENLEVLAPRPADGSVLRPATAPIAPTGGITILHGSLAPDGAVVKSAGFEEDVFEGTARVFEREQHAMDALNDGTITHGDVVVIRYEGPKGGPGMREMLSITGAIKGAGLGKDVLLMTDGRFSGGTTGLCVGHIAPEAVDGGPIAFVRDGDRIRLDVSSGTLDLLVDEEELAARREGWTPLPPKFTKGVLGKYVKLVKSASRGAVLGD, from the coding sequence ATGACCACCGACGACGCTTCCGCCCCCGCTTCCGGACCCGACATCAAGCCCCGCAGCCGTCAGGTCACCGACGGCCTCGCGGCCACCGCCTCCCGCGGCATGCTGCGCGCGGTGGGCATGGGCGACGGCGACTGGGGCAAGCCCCAGATCGGGATCGCCAGCTCGTGGAACGAGATCACCCCGTGCAACCTCTCGCTGGACCGGCTGGCCCAGGCGGCCAAGGACGGTGTCCATTCCGGCGGCGGCTACCCGTTGCAGTTCGGGACGATCTCGGTCTCCGACGGCATCTCGATGGGCCATGACGGCATGCACTACTCGCTGGTCTCCCGCGATGTGATCGCCGACAGCGTCGAGACCGTCATGCAGGCCGAGCGGCTCGACGGGTCGGTGCTGCTGGCCGGCTGCGACAAGTCGCTGCCCGGCATGCTCATGGCCGCCGCCCGCCTGGACCTGGCCAGCGTGTTCGTCTACGCCGGCACGATCATGCCGGGCCGGGTCACGCTCACCGACGGCTCGGAGAAGGACGTCACACTGATCGACGGCTTCGAGGCCGTCGGCGCCTGCGCCCGCGGGCTGATGAGCCGCGAGGACGTCGGGCGCATCGAGCGCTCCATCTGTCCGGGCGAGGGCGCCTGCGGCGGCTACTTCACCGCCAACACCATGTCGACCGTTGCGGAGGCCATGGGGATGTCGGTCCCGGGATCGGCCACTCCCCCGTCGGCCGACCGCCGCCGCGACGCCGACGCCCGCCGGGCCGGCGAGGAGGTCGTCGGGATGCTGCGCCGCGGCCACACCACCAGAGACATCATGACCAAGGCGGCCTTCGAGAACGCGATCGCCGTCGTCCAGGCCTTCGGCGGCTCCACCAATGCCGTCCTCCACCTGCTGGCCATCGCCCACGAGGCCGACGTCGACCTCACCCTCGACGACTTCGCACGCATCGGCGCGAAGGTCCCCCACCTCGCCGATCTCAAGCCCTACGGCCGGTACGTCATGAACGACGTCGACCACGTCGGCGGCATCCAGGTGGTCATGAAGACGCTGCTGGACGAGGGGCTGCTGGACGGGGACTGCCTGACCGTCACCGGCCGCACGATCGCCGAGAACCTCGAGGTGCTCGCGCCGCGCCCGGCCGACGGGTCGGTGCTGCGGCCGGCCACCGCGCCGATCGCCCCGACCGGCGGGATCACGATCCTGCACGGGTCCCTGGCCCCTGACGGGGCGGTGGTGAAGTCCGCCGGCTTCGAGGAGGACGTCTTCGAGGGCACCGCCCGCGTGTTCGAGCGCGAGCAGCACGCGATGGATGCGCTCAACGACGGCACCATCACCCACGGCGACGTGGTCGTGATCCGCTACGAAGGCCCCAAGGGCGGCCCCGGCATGCGCGAGATGCTCTCCATCACCGGCGCGATCAAGGGCGCGGGACTGGGCAAGGACGTGCTGCTGATGACCGACGGCCGCTTCTCCGGCGGCACCACCGGGCTGTGCGTCGGCCACATCGCCCCCGAGGCGGTCGACGGCGGCCCGATCGCCTTCGTGCGCGACGGCGACCGGATCCGGCTCGACGTGAGCTCCGGCACCCTGGACCTGCTGGTCGACGAGGAGGAGCTGGCCGCGCGGCGTGAGGGCTGGACCCCGCTGCCCCCGAAGTTCACCAAGGGCGTGCTGGGCAAGTACGTCAAGCTCGTGAAGTCCGCCTCCCGCGGCGCGGTCCTCGGGGACTGA
- the prpB gene encoding methylisocitrate lyase — translation MLHSPRTPPQKRQDLRALLTPGAAQPFPGAFTPLSAKLIEEKSFPGVYISGAVIANELGLPDVGLTTLSEVAARGAQIARATDLPCLIDADTGFGEPMNVARTIQELEDAGLAGCHIEDQVNPKRCGHLDGKTMVDLDTATQRIRAAADGRRDADFLVMARTDLRATSGLDAAIDRMKALVDAGADAIFPEALADLGEFEQVCQALDVPVLANMTEFGKSELLTRAQLAEAGVAMVIYPVTLLRSAMGAAERVLETILSEGTQAPRVDEMLTRARLYELVDYEGYARFDTSVFDFEVPAAHRTDTPSGTAVDPRRNS, via the coding sequence ATGCTGCACTCCCCGCGCACTCCCCCGCAGAAGCGTCAGGATCTGCGCGCTCTGCTCACCCCCGGCGCCGCCCAGCCCTTCCCGGGCGCCTTCACCCCGCTGTCGGCGAAGCTCATCGAGGAGAAGTCCTTCCCCGGCGTCTACATCTCCGGGGCGGTGATCGCGAACGAGCTGGGGCTGCCCGACGTCGGCCTGACCACCCTCAGCGAGGTCGCCGCCCGCGGCGCGCAGATCGCGCGGGCCACCGACCTGCCCTGCCTGATCGACGCGGACACCGGCTTCGGCGAACCGATGAACGTCGCCCGCACGATCCAGGAGCTCGAGGACGCCGGGCTCGCCGGCTGCCACATCGAGGACCAGGTCAACCCCAAGCGCTGCGGCCACCTCGACGGCAAGACCATGGTCGATCTGGACACCGCCACCCAGCGGATCCGCGCCGCGGCCGACGGGCGCCGCGATGCGGACTTCCTGGTCATGGCCCGCACCGACCTGCGCGCCACCTCCGGGCTCGACGCGGCGATCGACCGGATGAAGGCCCTGGTCGACGCCGGGGCGGACGCGATCTTCCCCGAGGCGCTCGCGGACCTGGGCGAGTTCGAGCAGGTCTGCCAGGCGCTGGACGTGCCGGTGCTGGCGAACATGACCGAATTCGGCAAGTCCGAGCTGCTGACCCGCGCCCAGCTGGCCGAGGCGGGTGTGGCGATGGTGATCTACCCGGTCACGCTGCTGCGCAGCGCGATGGGCGCGGCCGAGCGGGTGCTGGAGACGATCCTTTCGGAGGGTACCCAGGCCCCCCGGGTCGATGAGATGCTCACTCGCGCCCGGCTCTACGAGCTGGTGGACTATGAGGGGTACGCCCGCTTCGACACCTCGGTCTTCGACTTCGAGGTGCCCGCCGCCCACCGCACCGACACCCCGTCCGGCACCGCCGTCGATCCCAGGAGGAACTCATGA
- a CDS encoding L-lactate permease: MYTPELAPLAGSLLWSSLVALLPLVTIFVTLGVLRWKAHWAGLAALVVSMLVAALAYGMPVGLVGLSATEGLAFGLFPIMWIVLNAIWLYELTVRSGRFEDLRRVIDRISDDPRVQAIIIAFCFGGLLEALAGFGAPVAITGVMLMAIGFTAMRAATVVLIANTAPVAFGAIAIPIITAGNLTGIPYEHIGAIIGHQTPFFAAVVPLFLVFLVDGKRGVKQLWPLALVVGVVFGISQFVSSNFISVELTDIIASLAGLAAAVIMLQFWKPVGGRDALENMGRERERESAENTDSSAADAGAVAVATPPRTDVRLTPGRVFMALFPYLLVIVIFSASKLVPPLSSFLAATDVKIPWPGLDGNVFTAEGELAGSTVYSFQWLSSPGTLLLITGIIVAIVYRMSLRDAASVYLTQLVKLRYSILTVAAVLALAYVMNLSGQTITIGTWIAGTGAAFAFLSPILGWLGTAVTGSDTSANALFATLQQTAGEEAGLNPALLVAANTSGGVVGKMISPQNLTIAATAVGLLGQESAIFRKVIWWSLGMLAALCLLVGLQSTVLSWMIPTL, translated from the coding sequence ATGTACACCCCTGAACTCGCACCGCTGGCCGGCAGCCTGCTGTGGTCCTCGCTCGTCGCCCTCCTGCCCCTGGTGACCATCTTCGTCACCCTGGGCGTGCTGCGCTGGAAGGCGCACTGGGCGGGCCTGGCCGCCCTGGTCGTCTCGATGCTGGTCGCCGCACTCGCCTACGGCATGCCCGTGGGTCTCGTCGGCCTCTCGGCCACCGAAGGTCTCGCCTTCGGCCTGTTCCCCATCATGTGGATCGTGCTGAACGCGATCTGGCTGTATGAGCTGACCGTCCGCAGCGGCCGCTTCGAGGACCTGCGCCGGGTGATCGACCGGATCTCGGACGACCCGCGCGTGCAGGCGATCATCATCGCCTTCTGCTTCGGCGGCCTGCTCGAGGCGCTCGCCGGCTTCGGGGCGCCGGTGGCGATCACCGGCGTGATGCTCATGGCCATCGGCTTCACCGCGATGCGCGCCGCGACCGTCGTGCTGATCGCCAACACGGCGCCCGTGGCCTTCGGCGCCATCGCCATCCCGATCATCACCGCCGGCAACCTCACGGGGATCCCCTACGAGCACATCGGCGCCATCATCGGACACCAGACCCCGTTCTTCGCCGCCGTCGTCCCGCTGTTCCTGGTCTTCCTGGTCGACGGGAAGCGCGGCGTGAAGCAGCTGTGGCCGCTGGCCCTCGTGGTCGGCGTCGTCTTCGGGATCAGCCAGTTCGTCTCCTCGAACTTCATCTCCGTCGAGCTCACCGACATCATCGCCTCGCTGGCCGGCCTCGCCGCCGCCGTGATCATGCTGCAGTTCTGGAAGCCCGTCGGCGGCCGGGACGCCCTGGAGAACATGGGCCGCGAGCGTGAGCGGGAGAGCGCCGAGAACACGGACTCCTCCGCCGCGGACGCCGGAGCCGTCGCCGTCGCCACGCCCCCGCGCACCGATGTCCGCCTCACCCCCGGTCGCGTGTTCATGGCCCTGTTCCCCTACCTGCTGGTGATCGTGATCTTCTCGGCCTCCAAGCTGGTGCCGCCTCTGAGCTCCTTCCTCGCCGCCACCGACGTCAAGATCCCCTGGCCCGGTCTCGACGGCAACGTCTTCACCGCGGAGGGCGAGCTCGCCGGCAGCACCGTCTACTCCTTCCAGTGGCTGTCCTCCCCCGGCACCCTGCTGCTGATCACCGGCATCATCGTCGCGATCGTGTACCGGATGTCGCTGCGGGACGCGGCGAGCGTCTACCTCACCCAGCTCGTCAAGCTCCGCTACTCGATCCTCACCGTCGCCGCGGTCCTGGCCCTGGCCTACGTCATGAACCTGTCGGGGCAGACCATCACCATCGGCACCTGGATCGCCGGGACCGGCGCGGCCTTCGCCTTCCTCTCCCCGATCCTCGGCTGGCTGGGCACAGCGGTGACCGGCTCCGACACCAGTGCGAACGCCCTGTTCGCGACGCTGCAGCAGACGGCGGGCGAGGAGGCCGGGCTGAATCCCGCCCTGCTGGTGGCGGCGAACACCTCCGGCGGCGTGGTCGGCAAGATGATCAGTCCGCAGAACCTCACGATCGCGGCCACCGCGGTCGGGCTGCTCGGTCAGGAGTCGGCCATCTTCCGCAAGGTGATCTGGTGGAGCCTCGGCATGCTCGCGGCGCTGTGCCTCCTCGTCGGCCTGCAGTCCACCGTGCTGTCCTGGATGATCCCCACGCTCTGA